One Cicer arietinum cultivar CDC Frontier isolate Library 1 chromosome 8, Cicar.CDCFrontier_v2.0, whole genome shotgun sequence DNA segment encodes these proteins:
- the LOC101498910 gene encoding eukaryotic translation initiation factor, translating to YNSAVSTEPAPQILSPVKPVSAPSPEKPQPPAAKLNIDDLHRKTASLLEEYFNIRLLDEALQCVDELKAPAYYPEFVKEAISLGLDKSPPCVEPVANLIEHLFIKKILSARDIGTGCLLFASLLDDIGIDLPKAPSNFGEIIGKLILAGGLDFKVVIEILKKVSDDYFQKTIFNSAPLQFIFLDHSLHF from the coding sequence TACAACTCTGCTGTCAGTACTGAGCCTGCACCTCAAATCCTGTCACCTGTTAAACCCGTTTCTGCTCCATCCCCTGAGAAGCCACAGCCCCCAGCAGCAAAATTGAACATTGATGATCTTCACCGCAAAACTGCCTCTCTTCTGGAAGAATATTTCAATATTCGGCTTTTGGACGAGGCATTACAGTGTGTGGATGAACTAAAAGCTCCAGCTTATTACCCAGAGTTTGTCAAGGAAGCCATTTCCCTTGGACTAGATAAAAGTCCGCCATGTGTTGAACCTGTTGCGAATCTTATTGAGCATCTGTTTATCAAGAAGATTCTCTCAGCTAGAGACATTGGAACTGGATGTTTGTTATTTGCTTCTCTGCTGGATGATATTGGCATAGATTTACCAAAAGCGCCAAGTAACTTTGGGGAGATAATAGGGAAACTAATTTTGGCCGGTGGTTTGGACTTTAAGGTTGTGATAGAGATACTTAAGAAGGTGAGTGATGACTACTTCCAGAAAACAATATTCAACTCTGCACCtttgcaatttatttttttggatcaCAGTTTGCATTTCTAA
- the LOC101499235 gene encoding uncharacterized protein, with translation MTAQPPSKPHEWETLIENFQSGTGIEKWNSLEPPISDLLLSSLLRKDFPLQLKLQLLIFLDEFSTSFFPHNHLNRLIESIKIVLQSPLEASVYFTPLFKEHFMISVTSVIVCFSEEENVETVTENLVELLLTVINRPNFGSDRHTRAIACECLRELERSKPCLLSDVVGHLWSLCQNERTHASQSYILLFTTVIHNIVHNKLSVSILNTSHPMLPFNTPQCVNRDDFGSDSGLNTKELRRALAFLLEWPQVLTPCGMMEFVSMVIPVVVALELQPSMLRVQLFGMIHSYDPLLCHVVLTMFLRFIDAFDGQGEVSNRLLLISRESHHYLVFRLLAIHWLLGFNQLVFNKQQSSYIEKKSEHGNEACSILYPSLFDPLALKALKLDLLASGSVLRLKSDSNSSSHDDDDGWIDPVKVFEQGLLSVSSFKWLPPASTEIAIAFRTFHKFLIAGSSHSDSDPSTTRNLLDSMIFRTLQVMLVNMMLESRKLVPVVAAFVDRLLSCKKHSWLGERLLQKFDEHLLPKVKMDYKLVYCFPIFDRIAENQTIPPSGLLELLTNFMIFLVEKHGPDTVMKSWSQGSRALGICRTMLVHHHSSRLFLRLSRLLSFTCLHFPDLEVRDNSRTYLRMLVCIPGKKLREILSLGGTLLGISPSSHQTSFFNVQSPRPSQRFKTFKNLTSCIHFERVTPLLVKQFWSLSLSSLVVSNSKPDYLEGIRDLEAPIEDKEFSDSSNSQVITETGRTSQSHEPLRVMDSKVAEILNTLRKYFSCIPDFRYMAGLKVRISCSLSFESNTFNRMLGINNTATPQEEIDALPAIYATVLNFSSSAPYGSIPSSRIPFLLGEPHSKDHASQNAALSIVPIGNDSRKEENYRATVVIDLEPREPTPGIVDVHIETNAENGQIIQGQLQGITVGIEDMFLEAIVPSDIQEDARPQYNFNLFTALWEACGSSSSTGRETFQLKGGKGIAAISGTQSVKLLDVSATSLIQATERHLARFVVGVSGEPLIDAVWEGGIIQNVIWEDTSRDASPVSNHNSGPLRLTYNNEEYEKGAIINSRKINMGCFLVLIFLPPRFHLLFQMEVGDVSTLVRIRTDHWPSLAYIDDYLEALYLS, from the exons ATGACGGCGCAGCCACCGTCGAAGCCTCACGAATGGGAAACCCTAATAGAGAATTTTCAATCCGGCACCGGAATCGAAAAATGGAACTCTCTCGAACCACCTATCTCCGATCTTCTCTTATCCTCTCTTCTCCGCAAGGACTTTCCTCTTCAACTCAAACTCCAACTCCTCATTTTCCTCGACGAATTCTCCACTTCATTCTTCCCTCACAATCACCTCAACCGTCTCATTGAATCTATCAAAATCGTTCTCCAATCACCTCTCGAAGCCTCCGTTTACTTCACTCCGTTATTCAAGGAACACTTCATGATCTCCGTTACCTCCGTTATCGTTTGTTTCTCCGAAGAAGAGAACGTTGAAACAGTAACGGAGAATTTAGTTGAACTTCTGTTAACGGTTATTAACCGTCCAAATTTCGGTTCCGATCGTCACACACGCGCCATCGCCTGCGAGTGTTTGAGAGAATTAGAACGATCGAAACCGTGTTTACTTTCCGATGTGGTTGGACATTTATGGAGTCTTTGCCAGAACGAACGAACACACGCTTCACAATCTTACATCTTGCTTTTCACAACCGTTATTCATAACATTGTTCATAACAAACTCAGTGTCTCTATTCTCAATACATCGCATCCTATGCTCCCTTTCAACACGCCGCAGTGCGTGAATCGAGACGATTTTGGCTCTGATTCGGGTTTGAATACGAAGGAATTGAGGAGAGCGTTGGCGTTTTTGTTGGAGTGGCCTCAAGTGTTGACACCATGCGGAATGATGGAGTTTGTTTCTATGGTGATACCTGTGGTTGTGGCATTGGAATTGCAACCTTCAATGCTTAGGGTTCAGTTATTTGGGATGATTCATTCTTATGATCCTCTTTTATGCCATGTTGTTTTGACTATGTTTTTGCGTTTTATAGATGCTTTTGATGGTCAAGGTGAGGTTTCTAATAGACTCTTGTTGATTTCAAGAGAATCTCATCATTATTTGGTGTTTCGATTGTTGGCTATTCACTGGTTGTTGGGTTTCAATCAATTGGTTTTTAATAAACAACAATCATCATATATTGAGAAGAAGAGTGAACATGGAAATGAAGCTTGTTCAATTTTGTATCCTTCTTTGTTTGATCCATTGGCTCTGAAAGCATTGAAGCTTGACCTTCTTGCATCTGGCTCTGTATTGAGACTCAAAAGTGATTCAAATTCTAGTtctcatgatgatgatgatggttgGATTGATCCAGTGAAGGTTTTCGAACAGGGTCTGCTTTCTGTATCGTCTTTTAAATGGTTGCCTCCAGCGAGCACAGAGATTGCGATTGCATTTCGTACCTTTCACAAGTTTCTTATTGCTGGATCATCTCATTCTGATAGTGATCCTTCCACCACAAGAAATCTGCTGGACTCCATGATATTTCGTACTTTGCAG GTGATGCTAGTAAACATGATGTTAGAGAGTCGGAAACTTGTTCCTGTTGTTGCTGCATTTGTGGACCGTTTATTATCATGTAAGAAGCATTCTTGGTTGGGTGAGCGCTTACTTCAGAAATTTGACGAGCACTTACTTCCAAAAGTGAAAATGGATTATAAGTTGGTTTATTGCTTCCCAATATTTGATAGAATTGCTGAGAATCAGACAATACCTCCGAGTGGATTGTTAGAGCTACTCACAAACTTCATGATTTTCCTTGTGGAGAAACACGGCCCGGATACAGTGATGAAATCTTGGTCCCAAGGAAGCAGAGCTCTTGGAATTTGTCGAACTATGTTGGTGCACCACCATAGTTCTAGATTGTTCCTTAGATTATCTCGTCTACTTTCTTTCACTTGTCTCCATTTTCCTGATTTGGAAGTCCGGGATAATTCCAG GACATACTTGCGTATGCTGGTCTGCATTCCGGGGAAGAAGCTTAGAGAGATCCTAAGCCTGGGAGGCACACTCCTTGGGATTTCACCTTCTTCACACCAAACCTCTTTCTTCAATGTTCAGTCACCTCGACCTTCCCAGAGATTCAAGACATTTAAAAACTTAACCTCCTGCATTCACTTTGAGCGTGTAACCCCATTGCTTGTTAAGCAGTTTTGGTCTTTGTCTTTATCAAGTTTAGTCGTGAGTAATAGCAAACCTGATTATCTGGAGGGTATCAGGGACCTCGAAGCCCCTATCGAGGATAAGGAATTTTCTGACAGTTCCAATTCTCAGGTCATTACTGAAACTGGAAGAACAAGTCAATCGCATGAGCCGCTTCGTGTTATGGACTCTAAAGTTGCAGAAATTTTGAACACATTAAGGAAGTACTTTTCCTGTATTCCTGACTTCAGATATATGGCAGGACTCAAAGTTAGAATATCATGTAGTTTGAGTTTTGAATCTAATACTTTCAATCGCATGTTGGGAATCAATAACACTGCCACACCCCAGGAAGAGATAGATGCACTTCCCGCTATATATGCTACTGTGTTAAATTTTTCCTCTTCTGCACCATATGGATCAATTCCATCATCTCGTATACCTTTTCTTCTTGGTGAACCTCACAGTAAAGATCATGCATCTCAAAATGCCGCCCTTAGTATAGTTCCTATTGGAAATGATTCTAGAAAAGAAGAAAACTATAGAGCTACCGTTGTGATCGATTTGGAGCCAAGGGAACCGACACCAGGTATAGTTGATGTTCACATTGAAACAAATGCAGAAAATGGTCAGATCATCCAAGGTCAACTTCAGGGAATCACAGTAGGCATAGAAGACATGTTTCTTGAGGCCATTGTTCCATCAGACATCCAAGAAGACGCAAGACCTCAGTACAACTTTAACTTGTTCACAGCTTTATGGGAAGCATGTGGCTCATCCTCTAGCACCGGGCGGGAAACCTTTCAATTGAAAGGGGGCAAAGGGATTGCTGCCATAAGTGGAACGCAATCTGTCAAGCTTCTTGACGTCTCTGCGACCTCTTTGATTCAGGCTACCGAGCGCCATTTGGCACGCTTTGTTGTAGGTGTGAGCGGGGAGCCACTTATTGATGCTGTATGGGAAGGGGGAATCATTCAGAATGTCATTTGGGAAGATACTTCCCGTGATGCCTCACCAGTTTCAAATCACAATTCAGGTCCACTTCGGCTTACATACAATAATGAAGAGTATGAGAAAGGGGCGATTATCAATAGCAGAAAAATAAACATGGGTTGTTTTCTTGTTCTAATATTTCTTCCACCGCGGTTCCATCTACTTTTCCAAATGGAAGTTGGCGATGTTTCAACTTTGGTTCGTATTCGCACAGATCATTGGCCTAGCTTGGCCTACATTGATGATTATCTAGAAGCTTTATATCTATCATAA
- the LOC101499550 gene encoding probable LRR receptor-like serine/threonine-protein kinase At4g29180 isoform X2 → MNISSEYAYPKNPNLPLPLSDLRSFPQGKRNCYRLIAGRRGSLHLIRASFLYGNYDGENKLPEFDLYIDVNFWSSVKFRNASEEVTLEIISVAKSEETNVCLVNKGDGIPFISALELRPINNSIYNTEFGESASLLLYKRFDIGLINGSGRYEDDVYDRIWFPFSSSSWKSLNTSSEIDVNGDGFKVPFEVIRTAATPRNENDSLEFSWIPSNPNLKFYVFLYFAELVKLKKTQLRKFNISWNGSPLTKSLVPSYLYATTVFNLKSLVANEHRISIQKTEDSTLPPILNAVEIYVLRQVEALPTFEEDVEAIRSVKESYRVQRNWVGDPCEPKNYTWEGLKCNYSTSLPPRIVSLNLSRSSLSGTIAPAISNLSFLESLDLCNNSLTGSMPQFLEELSSLKYLNLRGNQLSGYVSTTLLQRSKTGLLTLRVDDKNLSDSDSSNKKKVIVSIVASLSSVLVVLVFAILYWKHRRNEQSEEEMNMVYKGVKTVESKKWQYTYTEVLEITNNFEMIIGKGGFGTVYCGQMKDGNKVAVKMLSPSSAQGPKEFQTEAELLMTVHHKNLVSFIGYCDEGDKMALIYEYMASGNLKDCLSDKNSHCLSWERRLQIAIDAAEGLDYLHHGCKPPIIHRDVKSANILLSEDLEAKIADFGLSKVFKNSDNRNAESAMIHVDDRNETSTIMGTMGYLDPEYYKLRNLNEKSDIYSYGVVLLELITGLPAVMKGKPSIHILEFVIPQLEKGEISRIIDPRLQGKFDINSGWKALGLAIACTASTSIQRPTMSAVLSELKQCVKLESHNDSEIFVAPRHIYSELYSSSEAFKSIDSESMTYSFPR, encoded by the exons ATGAACATTTCTTCTGAGTATGCATATCCAAAGAATCCAAATCTACCATTACCACTCTCAGATCTCAGAAGTTTTCCTCAAGGAAAGAGGAACTGTTACCGATTAATTGCCGGAAGAAGAGGCAGTTTACATTTAATAAGAGCTTCTTTCTTGTATGGAAACTATGATGGAGAAAACAAACTACCTGAATTTGATCTCTATATTGATGTCAATTTTTGGTCATCGGTGAAATTCAGAAATGCTTCAGAAGAAGTTACATTGGAAATAATAAGTGTGGCGAAATCGGAGGAAACAAATGTTTGTCTTGTGAATAAAGGAGATGGAATTCCTTTTATATCAGCATTGGAACTTAGACcaattaataattcaatttataacACTGAGTTTGGTGAATCTGCTTCACTTTTACTTTACAAAAGATTTGACATTGGATTAATCAATGGAAGTGGTAGATATGAAGATGATGTTTATGATAGAATTTGGTTTCCATTTAGTTCCTCTTCGTGGAAATCTTTAAACACTTCTTCAGAAATTGATGTTAATGGAGATGGATTTAAAGTACCATTTGAAGTTATTAGAACTGCTGCTACGCCAAGGAATGAAAATGATAGTTTGGAATTTTCTTGGATTCCAAGTAAtccaaatttgaaattttatgtcTTTTTGTATTTTGCTGAATTGGTGAAACTTAAGAAAACTCAGCTGAGAAAATTCAATATTTCTTGGAATGGTTCTCCTTTGACTAAATCATTAGTACCAAGCTACTTGTACGCAACCACTGTTTTTAATTTGAAGTCGTTGGTGGCGAACGAGCATCGAATTTCAATACAGAAAACCGAAGATTCGACACTTCCACCTATTCTTAATGCAGTGGAGATTTATGTACTAAGACAAGTTGAAGCACTTCCAACATTTGAAGAAGATG TTGAAGCTATAAGGAGCGTAAAAGAAAGTTATAGAGTTCAAAGAAATTGGGTAGGTGATCCATGTGAACCAAAGAACTACACTTGGGAGGGCTTAAAATGCAACTACAGCACTTCACTTCCTCCAAGAATTGTATCACT gAATCTGAGCAGAAGCAGTCTGAGTGGGACAATAGCTCCTGCCATTTCCAACCTGTCTTTCTTGGAATCTTT gGATTTATGTAACAATAGCTTAACTGGATCAATGCCTCAGTTTTTGGAAGAATTGAGTTCCCTTAAATATTT GAATTTAAGAGGCAACCAACTTTCAGGTTATGTCTCTACCACTCTCTTACAAAGATCAAAGACTGGATTACTTACTTTGAG GGTGGATGATAAAAATCTCTCTGATTCAGATTCAAGTAACAAAAAGAAGGTAATTGTTTCCATTGTGGCATCACTATcatcagttttagttgtattgGTCTTTGCCATTCTCTATTGGAAGCATAGAAGAAATGAACAATCAG agGAGGAGATGAACATGGTGTATAAAGGAGTAAAAACTGTAGAATCAAAGAAGTGGCAATATACTTATACTGAGGTGTTGGAAATCACCAACAACTTTGAAATGATCATTGGGAAGGGAGGATTTGGAACTGTTTACTGTGGTCAGATGAAAGATGGCAATAAAGTTGCAGTCAAGATGCTTTCTCCATCTTCAGCTCAGGGGCCAAAGGAATTTCAAACTGAA GCTGAACTTTTGATGACTGTTCATCACAAAAATTTGGTATCCTTCATTGGCTATTGTGATGAAGGTGACAAGATGGCACTCATATACGAGTACATGGCCAGTGGCAACCTGAAAGATTGCCTCTCAG ATAAAAATTCACATTGTTTGAGTTGGGAAAGGAGACTTCAAATAGCAATTGATGCTGCAGAGG GATTGGACTACCTACACCATGGATGCAAGCCACCTATAATACACAGAGATGTAAAGTCAGCTAACATTCTTCTAAGTGAAGACTTAGAAGCTAAGATAGCAGATTTTGGACTCTCTAAGGTGTTTAAGAATAGTGATAACAGAAATGCAGAATCTGCAATGATTCATGTTGATGATAGAAATGAAACATCTACAATCATGGGAACAATGGGTTATCTTGATCCAGA GTACTACAAATTAAGAAACTTGAATGAAAAAAGTGACATATATAGCTATGGAGTAGTACTATTGGAATTAATCACAGGTCTCCCTGCAGTAATGAAAGGAAAGCCATCAATACACATACTTGAGTTTGTAATACCACAACTTGAAAAGGGTGAAATAAGTAGAATCATAGATCCAAGACTCCAAGgaaaatttgatataaattcAGGATGGAAAGCATTAGGATTAGCAATTGCATGCACTGCATCAACCTCAATTCAGAGACCAACAATGAGTGCTGTGTTATCAGAGCTGAAACAATGTGTTAAATTGGAGTCACATAATGATAGTGAAATATTTGTGGCACCACGACATATCTATAGTGAACTTTATAGTTCATCTGAAGCATTTAAATCTATAGATAGTGAATCTATGACATATTCTTTCCCAAGGTGA
- the LOC101498355 gene encoding uncharacterized protein, whose protein sequence is MNFAASLCRRLNIKELVTNVPVYRSTGDVSGEGLSLVFRRWATKKTAGSTKNGRDSKPKNLGVKKFGGERVIPGNIIVRQRGTRFHPGNYVGLGKDHTLFALKEGWVKFERNKLTGRKWVHVEPKEGHVLHPVFTDASASEPKVGV, encoded by the exons ATGAATTTTGCAGCATCGTTGTGCAGAAGATTGAATATCAAGGAACTCGTGACAAATGTTCCTGTGTACAGAAGCACTGGTG ATGTTTCGGGTGAGGGATTGAGTCTGGTGTTCCGTCGTTGGGCTACCAAAAAGACAGCTGGGTCCACAAAAAATGGACGAGATTCAAAGCCCAAGAACCTTGGAGTGAAGAAATTTGGTGGAGAG AGGGTAATACCTGGAAACATCATTGTTAGGCAACGTGGTACTCGTTTTCATCCAGGAAACTATGTTGGACTGGGGAAAGATCATACTCTTTTTGCTTTGAAAGAGGGATGGGTGAAGTTTGAACGCAACAAGCTGACTGGTCGCAAGTGGGTGCATGTTGAGCCTAAGGAAGGTCATGTCCTCCACCCTGTGTTTACAGATGCTTCTGCATCCGAACCAAAAGTAGGTGTCTAA
- the LOC101499550 gene encoding probable LRR receptor-like serine/threonine-protein kinase At4g29180 isoform X1, with protein MNNSIGFILFLVFCVNVTVLVQAQQQTGFISIDCGGPENLEYTDDTKIKYSTDGSHIQTGLNMNISSEYAYPKNPNLPLPLSDLRSFPQGKRNCYRLIAGRRGSLHLIRASFLYGNYDGENKLPEFDLYIDVNFWSSVKFRNASEEVTLEIISVAKSEETNVCLVNKGDGIPFISALELRPINNSIYNTEFGESASLLLYKRFDIGLINGSGRYEDDVYDRIWFPFSSSSWKSLNTSSEIDVNGDGFKVPFEVIRTAATPRNENDSLEFSWIPSNPNLKFYVFLYFAELVKLKKTQLRKFNISWNGSPLTKSLVPSYLYATTVFNLKSLVANEHRISIQKTEDSTLPPILNAVEIYVLRQVEALPTFEEDVEAIRSVKESYRVQRNWVGDPCEPKNYTWEGLKCNYSTSLPPRIVSLNLSRSSLSGTIAPAISNLSFLESLDLCNNSLTGSMPQFLEELSSLKYLNLRGNQLSGYVSTTLLQRSKTGLLTLRVDDKNLSDSDSSNKKKVIVSIVASLSSVLVVLVFAILYWKHRRNEQSEEEMNMVYKGVKTVESKKWQYTYTEVLEITNNFEMIIGKGGFGTVYCGQMKDGNKVAVKMLSPSSAQGPKEFQTEAELLMTVHHKNLVSFIGYCDEGDKMALIYEYMASGNLKDCLSDKNSHCLSWERRLQIAIDAAEGLDYLHHGCKPPIIHRDVKSANILLSEDLEAKIADFGLSKVFKNSDNRNAESAMIHVDDRNETSTIMGTMGYLDPEYYKLRNLNEKSDIYSYGVVLLELITGLPAVMKGKPSIHILEFVIPQLEKGEISRIIDPRLQGKFDINSGWKALGLAIACTASTSIQRPTMSAVLSELKQCVKLESHNDSEIFVAPRHIYSELYSSSEAFKSIDSESMTYSFPR; from the exons ATGAACAATTCAATTGGATTCATCTTGTTTCTGGTTTTTTGTGTTAATGTTACAGTTTTAGTTCAAGCACAACAACAAACAG GCTTCATAAGCATTGATTGTGGTGGTCCAGAGAATCTTGAGTACACCGatgatacaaaaataaaatacagcaCAGATGGATCTCACATACAAACAGGACTTAACATGAACATTTCTTCTGAGTATGCATATCCAAAGAATCCAAATCTACCATTACCACTCTCAGATCTCAGAAGTTTTCCTCAAGGAAAGAGGAACTGTTACCGATTAATTGCCGGAAGAAGAGGCAGTTTACATTTAATAAGAGCTTCTTTCTTGTATGGAAACTATGATGGAGAAAACAAACTACCTGAATTTGATCTCTATATTGATGTCAATTTTTGGTCATCGGTGAAATTCAGAAATGCTTCAGAAGAAGTTACATTGGAAATAATAAGTGTGGCGAAATCGGAGGAAACAAATGTTTGTCTTGTGAATAAAGGAGATGGAATTCCTTTTATATCAGCATTGGAACTTAGACcaattaataattcaatttataacACTGAGTTTGGTGAATCTGCTTCACTTTTACTTTACAAAAGATTTGACATTGGATTAATCAATGGAAGTGGTAGATATGAAGATGATGTTTATGATAGAATTTGGTTTCCATTTAGTTCCTCTTCGTGGAAATCTTTAAACACTTCTTCAGAAATTGATGTTAATGGAGATGGATTTAAAGTACCATTTGAAGTTATTAGAACTGCTGCTACGCCAAGGAATGAAAATGATAGTTTGGAATTTTCTTGGATTCCAAGTAAtccaaatttgaaattttatgtcTTTTTGTATTTTGCTGAATTGGTGAAACTTAAGAAAACTCAGCTGAGAAAATTCAATATTTCTTGGAATGGTTCTCCTTTGACTAAATCATTAGTACCAAGCTACTTGTACGCAACCACTGTTTTTAATTTGAAGTCGTTGGTGGCGAACGAGCATCGAATTTCAATACAGAAAACCGAAGATTCGACACTTCCACCTATTCTTAATGCAGTGGAGATTTATGTACTAAGACAAGTTGAAGCACTTCCAACATTTGAAGAAGATG TTGAAGCTATAAGGAGCGTAAAAGAAAGTTATAGAGTTCAAAGAAATTGGGTAGGTGATCCATGTGAACCAAAGAACTACACTTGGGAGGGCTTAAAATGCAACTACAGCACTTCACTTCCTCCAAGAATTGTATCACT gAATCTGAGCAGAAGCAGTCTGAGTGGGACAATAGCTCCTGCCATTTCCAACCTGTCTTTCTTGGAATCTTT gGATTTATGTAACAATAGCTTAACTGGATCAATGCCTCAGTTTTTGGAAGAATTGAGTTCCCTTAAATATTT GAATTTAAGAGGCAACCAACTTTCAGGTTATGTCTCTACCACTCTCTTACAAAGATCAAAGACTGGATTACTTACTTTGAG GGTGGATGATAAAAATCTCTCTGATTCAGATTCAAGTAACAAAAAGAAGGTAATTGTTTCCATTGTGGCATCACTATcatcagttttagttgtattgGTCTTTGCCATTCTCTATTGGAAGCATAGAAGAAATGAACAATCAG agGAGGAGATGAACATGGTGTATAAAGGAGTAAAAACTGTAGAATCAAAGAAGTGGCAATATACTTATACTGAGGTGTTGGAAATCACCAACAACTTTGAAATGATCATTGGGAAGGGAGGATTTGGAACTGTTTACTGTGGTCAGATGAAAGATGGCAATAAAGTTGCAGTCAAGATGCTTTCTCCATCTTCAGCTCAGGGGCCAAAGGAATTTCAAACTGAA GCTGAACTTTTGATGACTGTTCATCACAAAAATTTGGTATCCTTCATTGGCTATTGTGATGAAGGTGACAAGATGGCACTCATATACGAGTACATGGCCAGTGGCAACCTGAAAGATTGCCTCTCAG ATAAAAATTCACATTGTTTGAGTTGGGAAAGGAGACTTCAAATAGCAATTGATGCTGCAGAGG GATTGGACTACCTACACCATGGATGCAAGCCACCTATAATACACAGAGATGTAAAGTCAGCTAACATTCTTCTAAGTGAAGACTTAGAAGCTAAGATAGCAGATTTTGGACTCTCTAAGGTGTTTAAGAATAGTGATAACAGAAATGCAGAATCTGCAATGATTCATGTTGATGATAGAAATGAAACATCTACAATCATGGGAACAATGGGTTATCTTGATCCAGA GTACTACAAATTAAGAAACTTGAATGAAAAAAGTGACATATATAGCTATGGAGTAGTACTATTGGAATTAATCACAGGTCTCCCTGCAGTAATGAAAGGAAAGCCATCAATACACATACTTGAGTTTGTAATACCACAACTTGAAAAGGGTGAAATAAGTAGAATCATAGATCCAAGACTCCAAGgaaaatttgatataaattcAGGATGGAAAGCATTAGGATTAGCAATTGCATGCACTGCATCAACCTCAATTCAGAGACCAACAATGAGTGCTGTGTTATCAGAGCTGAAACAATGTGTTAAATTGGAGTCACATAATGATAGTGAAATATTTGTGGCACCACGACATATCTATAGTGAACTTTATAGTTCATCTGAAGCATTTAAATCTATAGATAGTGAATCTATGACATATTCTTTCCCAAGGTGA
- the LOC101498024 gene encoding zinc finger CCCH domain-containing protein 20 → MMIRANPTVHVPPWPINEDPMAEIYSSYYADDSNAGAGDYSPYYLREALTALQRYLPSNELDADSDSEFPGRESDSPVDAYSCDHFRMYEFKIRRCARGRSHDWTECPYAHPGEKARRRDPRKFHYSGTACPDFRKGNCKKGDACEYAHGVFECWLHPARYRTQPCKDGTSCRRRVCFFAHTPEQIRLNVQQSSRSINSPDSYDGSPLRQLALPFMSSPVSVSPTESPTMSPKSLGSSSVNEMVASLRNLQLGKMKSMPPNRNNVKIGSPGFGSPRGSVFRPGFCSLPNTPTQVSGSGRVGVGYFDLWDQSCEEEPMMERVESGRDIRAKMFEKLSKENSLGNSDPGLGQSGGAPDVGWVSELLK, encoded by the coding sequence atgaTGATACGAGCTAATCCAACGGTCCACGTGCCTCCATGGCCGATAAATGAAGATCCAATGGCTGAGATATATTCATCTTACTACGCTGACGATAGTAATGCCGGCGCCGGAGATTATTCTCCTTACTATCTACGAGAAGCACTGACGGCGCTACAGCGTTACCTTCCGTCAAACGAGTTAGACGCCGATTCCGACTCAGAGTTTCCCGGTCGTGAATCGGATTCTCCGGTGGACGCTTACTCATGCGACCATTTCCGCATGTACGAGTTCAAGATAAGAAGATGCGCACGTGGAAGATCACATGACTGGACGGAGTGTCCGTACGCACATCCCGGCGAGAAAGCACGCCGTCGTGATCCAAGAAAGTTTCATTACTCCGGCACGGCGTGTCCCGATTTTCGCAAAGGAAATTGTAAAAAAGGAGACGCGTGTGAGTACGCGCACGGTGTTTTCGAGTGTTGGCTTCATCCAGCGCGTTACCGTACTCAGCCATGCAAAGACGGTACTAGTTGTCGCCGGCGTGTTTGTTTCTTTGCACACACACCGGAACAGATCCGTCTCAATGTTCAACAGAGTTCACGGAGTATTAACTCGCCGGATTCCTACGACGGTTCTCCGTTAAGACAGTTAGCGTTGCCGTTCATGTCTTCGCCGGTTTCTGTTTCTCCGACGGAATCACCGACGATGTCTCCCAAATCTTTGGGTTCTAGTTCAGTAAACGAGATGGTGGCTTCGTTACGTAATTTACAGCTTGGAAAGATGAAATCGATGCCACCTAATAGAAACAATGTTAAAATCGGGTCACCGGGTTTCGGTTCACCTAGAGGATCCGTTTTTCGACCCGGTTTTTGTAGTCTTCCGAATACACCGACTCAAGTATCGGGTTCGGGTCGGGTTGGTGTTGGATATTTTGATCTTTGGGATCAGAGTTGTGAGGAGGAGCCTATGATGGAGAGAGTTGAGTCTGGAAGGGATATAAGGGCTAAGATGTTTGAGAAATTGAGTAAAGAGAATTCTCTTGGTAATTCGGATCCGGGTTTGGGTCAATCGGGTGGGGCTCCGGATGTTGGGTGGGTTTCTGAGTTGCtaaaatga